A genome region from Mycolicibacterium litorale includes the following:
- a CDS encoding DUF1028 domain-containing protein translates to MTFSLAAVDRDTGALGMVIASSSPAVASRCLTIRPGLGAAASQNVTDPRLGEKLLDRLAAGDNPREAMSAVVAGHELRDYRQLTVLDSTGRCAAFSGAGALGTHHHLEGDGVVAAGNMLAGRRTITELVRGYERSTATEFEGRLLDGLGAALAAGGEEGPVHAAGLLVYREVEWPETTLRVDWADDPYEALCALWDVWAPQRDDYVRRALDPAAAPSFGAPGDL, encoded by the coding sequence GTGACGTTCTCGCTCGCCGCCGTCGACCGAGACACCGGCGCATTGGGCATGGTCATCGCATCGTCCTCTCCCGCAGTCGCATCGCGCTGCCTGACCATCCGCCCGGGGCTGGGGGCAGCTGCGAGCCAGAACGTCACCGACCCCCGCCTCGGCGAGAAGCTCCTCGACCGGCTGGCGGCGGGGGACAACCCGCGGGAGGCCATGTCGGCCGTCGTCGCCGGCCACGAACTGCGTGACTACCGCCAGCTGACCGTGCTGGACAGCACCGGTCGCTGTGCGGCGTTCAGCGGTGCGGGAGCACTGGGCACACACCACCACCTCGAAGGAGACGGCGTGGTGGCCGCGGGCAACATGCTCGCGGGACGCCGGACGATCACCGAGCTGGTGCGCGGCTACGAGCGTTCGACCGCAACGGAATTCGAAGGCAGACTGCTCGACGGACTGGGCGCCGCGCTGGCCGCCGGTGGGGAGGAGGGCCCTGTCCACGCGGCCGGCCTGCTGGTCTACCGCGAAGTGGAGTGGCCGGAGACCACACTGCGGGTCGACTGGGCCGACGATCCGTACGAAGCGTTGTGCGCGCTGTGGGATGTCTGGGCGCCCCAGCGCGACGACTACGTCCGGCGGGCGCTGGATCCCGCGGCGGCACCGTCGTTCGGAGCGCCCGGTGACCTCTGA
- a CDS encoding M20 family metallopeptidase has protein sequence MTSDPAQHRDATARRKRAAQECLDRRWDTIREISTGLHADPETAWHEVRAHRRLTALLASEGFTVDPRAGGLDTAFRATAGSGPVHVAFVAEYDALPGLGHACGHNLIAAASVGAALMVRAAEDAVPGAGLTVHVIGTPAEEGGGGKILMLEAGQFADIDAAMMMHPGPADAARAEPFAVAHWEVTYRGVGAHAAAYPHLGVNAADGFTVAQVAIGLLRQHLPPTVRVHGVVTEAGTAPNAVPDLATGRWYVRAASLSELDDVERRIRACFTAGATATGCELRIRDESPRYSEFRTDEQLLGWFVDNAAALGRDMTSPPPDGAAAMRTASTDMGNVSQHVRAIHPYLGIGSLPAVNHQRAFADAAVGPLAERALRDGATALAWTAIDFAAHAAATSRCTHSDRAR, from the coding sequence GTGACCTCTGACCCCGCGCAGCACCGGGACGCCACGGCGCGCCGCAAGCGGGCCGCGCAGGAGTGTCTCGACCGCCGCTGGGACACGATCCGCGAGATCAGCACCGGCCTGCACGCCGACCCGGAGACCGCGTGGCACGAGGTGCGCGCCCATCGCCGGCTCACCGCGCTGCTCGCATCCGAGGGATTCACCGTCGACCCGAGGGCCGGAGGCCTCGACACCGCCTTCCGCGCCACCGCCGGCTCCGGGCCCGTCCACGTGGCGTTCGTCGCGGAGTACGACGCTCTGCCCGGGCTCGGCCACGCCTGCGGCCACAACCTGATCGCGGCGGCCTCGGTCGGCGCGGCGCTGATGGTGCGCGCCGCCGAGGACGCGGTGCCGGGGGCGGGGCTCACGGTGCACGTCATCGGCACACCGGCCGAGGAGGGCGGCGGCGGCAAGATCCTGATGCTCGAGGCCGGACAGTTCGCCGACATCGATGCGGCGATGATGATGCACCCCGGGCCGGCCGACGCCGCGCGCGCCGAGCCGTTCGCCGTCGCGCACTGGGAGGTCACCTACCGGGGTGTCGGTGCGCACGCCGCGGCATACCCGCATCTGGGGGTCAACGCCGCTGACGGGTTCACCGTCGCCCAGGTCGCGATCGGACTCCTGCGTCAGCACCTGCCGCCGACCGTGCGGGTGCACGGAGTGGTCACCGAGGCGGGAACGGCGCCCAACGCGGTGCCCGACCTCGCGACGGGCCGCTGGTACGTGCGGGCGGCAAGCCTGTCCGAACTCGACGACGTCGAGCGGCGAATACGGGCCTGTTTCACCGCGGGCGCCACCGCCACCGGATGCGAACTGCGGATTCGCGACGAATCGCCCCGCTATTCGGAGTTCCGTACCGACGAGCAGCTGCTCGGCTGGTTCGTCGACAACGCCGCGGCCCTTGGCCGGGACATGACCTCGCCGCCGCCGGACGGCGCGGCGGCGATGAGGACGGCGTCGACGGACATGGGCAACGTGTCCCAGCACGTCCGGGCCATCCACCCGTACCTCGGCATCGGCTCGCTGCCTGCGGTCAACCACCAGCGCGCGTTCGCCGACGCGGCGGTCGGACCGCTGGCCGAGCGGGCGCTGCGCGACGGCGCGACGGCGCTGGCATGGACGGCGATCGACTTCGCCGCGCATGCTGCCGCGACCTCGCGGTGCACCCACTCGGATCGAGCCCGCTAA
- the gcvP gene encoding aminomethyl-transferring glycine dehydrogenase, with the protein MLDAHQPRFADRHIGPDSDAVAVMLDTIGVATLDDLAAKALPANILDALSADGVAPGLESLPAPASEAEALAELRALAESNTVAVSMIGQGYFDTLTPPVLRRNILENPAWYTAYTPYQPEISQGRLEALLNFQTMVCDLTGLEVANASMLDEATAAAEAMTLMQRAGRSTSTRLAVDADVYRQTAAVLATRARPLGIEIVTADLRQGLPEGDFFGVIVQLPGASGALVDWAPLVAEAHERGALVAVGADLLAMTIVTPPGEYDADVAFGSTQRFGVPMGFGGPHAGYLAVHTKHARQLPGRLVGVSVDADGAPAYRLALQTREQHIRRDKATSNICTAQVLLAVMAAMYASYHGAEGLTSIARRVHGHARAVATGLAQAGVEVVHDAFFDTVLARVPGRAAEIRDTAKSHGINLWLVDADHVSVACDEATTADHVAAVLAAFGATRGGQPFTGPEIATRTSPFLTHPAFTRYRTETEMMRYLRSLADKDIALDRSMIPLGSCTMKLNAAAEMEPITWPEFARQHPFAPEGDAPGLRRLIADLQTWLTGITGYDEISLQPNAGSQGEYAGLLAIKAYHEANGAPERDVCLIPSSAHGTNAASAALAGMRVVVVACRANGDVDLDDLRAKVTENADRLAALMITYPSTHGVYEHDVADICAAVHDAGGQVYVDGANLNALVGLARPGRFGGDVSHLNLHKTFCIPHGGGGPGVGPVAVRAHLAPYLPGHPLAAELGDDYTVSAAPYGSASILPITWMYIRMMGAPGLRAASLTAIASANYVARRLDEYYPVLYTGENGMVAHECILDLRTITKQTGVTVDDVAKRLADFGFHAPTMSFPVAGTLMVEPTESESLTEVNAFCEAMIAIRAEIDQVGSGAWPVDDNPLRGAPHTAESLLVTEWDHPYTREQAAYPLGKSFRPKVWPPVRRIDGAYGDRNLVCSCPPVEAFA; encoded by the coding sequence GTGCTCGATGCTCATCAGCCCCGTTTCGCCGACCGGCACATCGGTCCCGACTCCGACGCCGTCGCGGTCATGCTCGACACGATCGGCGTGGCGACCCTCGACGACCTCGCCGCCAAGGCCCTGCCGGCCAACATCCTCGACGCGCTGTCGGCCGACGGAGTCGCGCCCGGCCTGGAGTCGCTGCCTGCCCCCGCGTCCGAGGCCGAGGCGCTGGCCGAACTGCGCGCGCTGGCCGAGTCGAACACCGTCGCGGTGTCGATGATCGGCCAGGGGTACTTCGACACCCTCACCCCGCCGGTGTTGCGCCGCAACATCCTGGAGAACCCGGCCTGGTACACCGCCTATACGCCGTATCAGCCCGAGATCAGCCAGGGCCGTCTCGAGGCGCTGCTGAACTTCCAGACCATGGTGTGCGACCTGACCGGCCTCGAAGTGGCGAATGCGTCGATGCTCGACGAGGCCACCGCGGCTGCCGAGGCCATGACGCTGATGCAGCGCGCCGGCCGCAGCACGTCGACTCGCCTGGCCGTCGACGCCGACGTGTACCGCCAGACCGCAGCCGTCCTGGCCACCCGCGCCCGCCCGCTCGGGATCGAGATCGTGACCGCCGACCTGCGCCAGGGCCTGCCCGAGGGCGACTTCTTCGGGGTGATCGTCCAGCTGCCCGGCGCGAGCGGTGCCCTCGTCGACTGGGCGCCGCTGGTCGCCGAGGCGCACGAGCGCGGTGCCCTCGTCGCGGTGGGCGCTGACCTGCTCGCGATGACCATCGTCACCCCACCGGGCGAGTACGACGCCGACGTCGCCTTCGGCAGCACCCAGCGGTTCGGTGTGCCGATGGGATTCGGCGGTCCGCACGCCGGCTACCTCGCCGTCCACACCAAGCACGCCCGGCAGCTGCCCGGCCGTCTGGTCGGGGTGTCGGTGGACGCCGACGGCGCGCCGGCGTACCGGCTCGCGTTGCAGACGCGAGAACAGCACATCCGCCGGGACAAGGCGACCAGCAACATCTGCACCGCGCAGGTGCTGCTGGCGGTCATGGCGGCCATGTACGCCAGCTATCACGGTGCCGAGGGGCTGACCTCGATCGCCCGCCGCGTGCACGGGCACGCCCGTGCGGTCGCCACCGGTCTGGCGCAGGCCGGTGTGGAGGTGGTGCACGACGCGTTCTTCGACACCGTGCTGGCCCGCGTGCCCGGCCGCGCCGCCGAGATCCGCGATACCGCCAAGTCGCACGGGATCAACCTCTGGTTGGTCGACGCCGACCACGTCTCCGTGGCGTGTGATGAGGCGACCACCGCGGACCACGTCGCCGCGGTGCTGGCCGCGTTCGGCGCCACCCGCGGTGGCCAGCCGTTCACCGGTCCCGAGATCGCCACGCGCACTTCGCCTTTCCTCACCCACCCGGCGTTCACCCGGTACCGCACCGAAACCGAGATGATGCGTTACCTGCGGTCGTTGGCGGACAAGGACATCGCGCTGGACCGCAGCATGATTCCGCTGGGTTCGTGCACGATGAAGCTCAACGCCGCCGCCGAGATGGAGCCGATCACCTGGCCGGAGTTCGCCAGGCAGCATCCGTTCGCCCCTGAGGGTGACGCCCCGGGCCTGCGCCGGCTGATCGCCGATCTGCAGACCTGGCTCACCGGCATCACCGGCTATGACGAGATCTCGTTGCAGCCCAACGCCGGATCGCAGGGCGAGTACGCCGGACTGTTGGCGATCAAGGCCTACCACGAGGCCAACGGCGCCCCCGAGCGCGACGTGTGCCTGATCCCGTCGAGCGCCCACGGCACGAACGCCGCGTCCGCGGCGCTGGCCGGGATGCGGGTCGTGGTGGTGGCGTGCCGCGCCAACGGCGACGTCGACCTGGACGATCTGCGCGCCAAGGTCACCGAGAACGCCGACCGGCTGGCCGCGCTGATGATCACCTACCCGTCCACCCACGGCGTGTACGAGCACGACGTCGCGGACATCTGCGCGGCCGTGCACGATGCGGGCGGGCAGGTCTACGTCGACGGCGCGAACCTCAACGCCCTGGTCGGGCTCGCCCGCCCGGGCCGCTTCGGCGGCGACGTCAGCCACCTCAACCTGCACAAGACGTTCTGCATCCCGCACGGCGGCGGCGGGCCGGGTGTCGGCCCCGTCGCGGTCCGTGCTCACCTCGCGCCGTACCTGCCGGGTCATCCGCTCGCCGCGGAACTGGGTGACGACTACACCGTGTCGGCCGCCCCGTACGGTTCCGCGTCGATCCTGCCGATCACCTGGATGTACATCCGGATGATGGGCGCGCCCGGTCTGCGCGCGGCCTCGCTGACGGCGATCGCCTCGGCGAACTACGTGGCCCGCCGCCTCGACGAGTACTACCCGGTGCTGTACACCGGCGAGAACGGCATGGTCGCCCACGAGTGCATCCTGGACCTGCGCACCATCACCAAGCAGACCGGTGTCACGGTGGACGATGTGGCGAAGCGGCTGGCGGACTTCGGATTCCACGCACCGACCATGAGTTTCCCGGTGGCGGGCACCCTGATGGTCGAGCCGACCGAGAGTGAATCGCTGACCGAGGTGAACGCGTTCTGTGAGGCGATGATCGCGATTCGCGCGGAGATCGACCAGGTCGGTTCGGGTGCGTGGCCGGTGGACGACAACCCGCTGCGCGGTGCGCCGCACACCGCCGAATCGCTGTTGGTGACGGAGTGGGACCACCCGTACACCAGGGAGCAGGCCGCCTATCCGCTGGGCAAGAGTTTCCGGCCGAAGGTCTGGCCGCCGGTGCGCCGGATCGACGGTGCATACGGCGACCGCAATCTGGTGTGTTCGTGCCCGCCCGTCGAGGCTTTCGCCTGA
- a CDS encoding thioesterase II family protein — MTTSRPSEGTSPAPIDTLFIFPHAGGSAAEYKPFARGFTMDAKRIAVQYPGRADRHDVQDISSISALADEIHPMLAPSMVGARVAFFGHSMGGLIAFDIARRVEQAGGRIEALFVSASPAPGHGGYEQLRGSDAELLDMVATMTGTDSRFVGGQFGATVLKTLRSYGAITGYSCPPGTAVSCPIYAYAAADDAAVSYESICAWSDFTTGGFSVRTVSGDHFYITEHVSEVVTDIEQRIADRGGEPPERG, encoded by the coding sequence TTGACCACGAGCAGGCCGTCCGAAGGCACTTCACCGGCACCGATAGACACCCTCTTCATCTTCCCGCACGCGGGCGGTTCGGCCGCTGAATACAAGCCGTTCGCGCGTGGCTTCACGATGGACGCGAAGCGGATCGCGGTCCAGTACCCCGGGCGCGCGGATCGACACGACGTCCAGGACATCTCGAGTATCTCCGCGCTGGCGGACGAGATCCATCCGATGCTGGCGCCCAGCATGGTCGGGGCCCGTGTCGCGTTCTTCGGGCACAGCATGGGCGGGCTGATCGCGTTCGACATCGCGCGGCGGGTGGAGCAGGCGGGCGGTCGCATCGAGGCCCTGTTCGTCTCCGCCTCGCCGGCCCCCGGGCACGGAGGATACGAGCAGCTCCGGGGCTCAGACGCCGAGCTGCTCGACATGGTGGCGACCATGACGGGGACCGACTCCCGTTTCGTGGGTGGGCAATTCGGCGCGACCGTGTTGAAGACGCTGCGGAGCTACGGCGCCATCACTGGTTACAGCTGTCCGCCCGGTACCGCTGTGTCCTGTCCCATCTACGCATACGCAGCCGCCGACGATGCGGCGGTCAGCTACGAAAGCATTTGTGCGTGGTCGGATTTCACTACCGGAGGGTTCTCCGTCCGTACCGTCAGCGGCGACCACTTCTACATCACCGAGCACGTCAGCGAGGTCGTGACCGATATCGAACAGCGGATCGCGGACCGCGGCGGCGAGCCGCCGGAGCGAGGCTGA